A genomic window from Prunus persica cultivar Lovell chromosome G2, Prunus_persica_NCBIv2, whole genome shotgun sequence includes:
- the LOC18786096 gene encoding protein SDE2 homolog yields MEDTKSKTYNLFVTLLEGKTLTLKFTAPDVSAASIKNRLLEITKIPLHHQRLVTGTRQLKDDSVISCSSDVPYFPTVHLLLRLVGGKGGFGSLLRGAATKAGQKKTSNFDACRDMSGRRLRHVNAEKKLEEWRAEEEERRLEKNAEDFLKNLAKKGKKGTGDAEAEKYVAKYRAESERCVSEVLDSVKEAVSGKRKGPAKKAVAQAKRMKIWMGKRKMGESDSDTEDDDSDNEDKKEKSVVLNSGNNSDSSKDAEGSLDSVTGRNQDGDISGGGSGESGSEEEKEIVVQGTQGQESLHGEKNDVVESVIHEENIVRSASTPYSEPDAVLKPEAVQEEKMDCNGPDMGNLNVVDQSQKVSSSGDVKGIETTSIVSEANGSSESNPRVQEETVANGDAAEIEKPLNFDEFNSAAEMEVIGLERLKSELQARGLKCGGTMQERAARLFMLKSTPIEKIPKKLLAKK; encoded by the exons ATGGAGGACACCAAATCCAAGACATACAACCTCTTTGTGACCCTTTTGGAGGGCAAAACCCTTACCCTAAAATTCACAGCCCCAGATGTCTCCGCCGCTTCCATCAAGAACCGCCTTCTCGAAATCACCAAAATACCCCTCCACCACCAGCGTCTGGTTACCGGGACTCGCCAGCTCAAGGATGATTCCGTAATTTCGTGCTCCTCAGACGTGCCGTACTTCCCAACGGTCCATCTTCTGCTCCGGCTCGTCGGAGGGAAAGGTGGTTTTGGGTCGCTGCTGCGTGGAGCGGCGACGAAGGCCGGGCAGAAGAAAACGAGCAATTTCGATGCGTGTCGTGATATGAGCGGTCGGAGGCTGCGCCACGTCAATGCGGAGAAGAAGCTTGAGGAGTGGAGGGCTGAGGAAGAGGAGAGGAGGCTTGAGAAGAATGCAGAGGACTTTCTGAAGAATCTGGCGAAGAAGGGCAAAAAGGGAACTGGAGACGCCGAGGCTGAAAAATATGTGGCCAAGTATAGAGCTGAGTCGGAGCGCTGCGTCTCCGAGGTTTTGGATTCGGTTAAGGAGGCTGTGAGTGGGAAGCGTAAAGGGCCGGCCAAGAAGGCGGTGGCACAGGCGAAAAGGATGAAAATTTG GATGGGCAAGAGAAAAATGGGTGAAAGTGACAGTGATACAGAGGATGATGACAGTGATAATGAAGATAAAAAGGAGAAATCCGTTGTATTAAATAGTGGGAATAACTCAGATTCAAGTAAGGATGCTGAGGGAAGTTTGGATTCTGTGACTGGTAGGAATCAGGACGGTGATATCTCAGGTGGAGGGTCAGGTGAGAGTGGCTctgaggaagagaaagagattgTTGTGCAGGGAACACAGGGTCAAGAATCTCTTCACGGTGAGAAGAATGACGTGGTTGAATCAGTAATTCATGAAGAGAACATAGTTAGGAGTGCAAGTACCCCTTATTCAGAGCCTGATGCGGTTTTGAAACCTGAAGCAGTGCAAGAGGAAAAGATGGATTGCAATGGACCGGATATGGGAAATCTAAATGTAGTTGATCAGTCCCAGAAGGTTTCTAGTTCAGGTGATGTGAAAGGAATTGAAACTACATCAATTGTTTCTGAAGCCAATGGTTCTTCGGAATCCAATCCACGAGTTCAGGAAGAAACAGTTGCAAATGGAGACGCTGCAGAGATAGAGAAGCCACTGAATTTTGATGAGTTCAATTCAGCAGCAGAAATGGAG GTTATCGGCCTGGAAAGGTTGAAGTCTGAACTGCAAGCTCGTGGGTTAAAATGTGGTGGTACTATGCAAGAGCGCGCTGCTAGGCTTTTTATGCTAAAATCTACCCCGATCGAGAAGATTCCAAAGAAGCTGCTTGCAAAGAAATGA
- the LOC18784621 gene encoding putative RING-H2 finger protein ATL21A, whose product MDILDIFFALLFLFPHIYARDDCPVSVCGYTGFPIRFPFRLQARQPENCGYPGFNLTCNSQGLTVIKLPLSGEFFVRAISYATQEIQLYDPNNCLPQKLLSLSLAGSPFVAAVYQNYTFLSCPASFTKSRFTPIDCLSNSTTSVLATPSTALANSMSTTCRILATLAVPVTRQVQTEDGFSTNLDSDLFLTWYEPACSACEIQGGICGLLSNTSQELVCDYNSTAGGSNKGFQVFRIICVSITVPALTCAVGIACFACIKDRVPGGSAQRSATAVAAEPQPQEPTIVTMGLDQTTIESYQMLVLGESRRLPGPNDTTCAICLSEYLTKETVRCIPECKHCFHAACVDEWLRLNSTCPVCRNNPSPAHADSNSNNV is encoded by the exons ATGGACATCTTAGACATCTTCTTCgcccttctcttcctcttcccccACATCTATGCCCGAGACGACTGCCCGGTCTCCGTCTGTGGCTACACCGGCTTCCCCATCCGCTTCCCGTTCCGGTTACAAGCCCGGCAACCCGAAAACTGCGGCTACCCGGGCTTCAACCTGACCTGCAACAGCCAGGGCCTAACAGTCATAAAACTTCCACTTTCCGGAGAGTTTTTCGTCAGAGCAATCAGCTATGCCACTCAAGAGATTCAGCTCTACGACCCCAACAATTGCCTCCCTCAAAAGCTTCTAAGTCTCAGCCTTGCAGGCTCTCCTTTTGTTGCTGCTGTGTATCAAAACTACACCTTCCTCAGCTGCCCGGCTTCCTTCACCAAGTCAAGGTTCACCCCCATTGACTGCCTCAGCAACTCCACCACCTCAGTTTTGGCCACGCCTTCCACCGCCCTTGCAAACTCCATGTCCACCACGTGTCGGATTCTTGCCACATTGGCTGTTCCGGTTACCAGGCAGGTCCAGACGGAGGACGGGTTCTCGACCAACCTTGATTCGGATCTTTTTTTGACTTGGTATGAACCCGCTTGCAGTGCCTGTGAGATCCAAGGTGGAATTTGCGGACTCTTAAGCAACACCAGCCAAGAACTTGTCTGCGACTACAATTCAACAGCAG GCGGATCAAACAAGGGCTTCCAAGTTTTCAGGATCATTTGCGTGTCCATCACGGTACCAGCCCTCACCTGCGCAGTTGGGATAGCCTGCTTTGCTTGCATCAAGGACAGGGTTCCTGGTGGCTCTGCACAACGAAGCGCCACCGCAGTTGCCGCCGAACCACAACCGCAAGAACCCACCATTGTAACCATGGGTCTGGACCAGACCACCATTGAGTCATATCAGATGCTAGTTCTTGGTGAGAGCCGCCGGCTGCCGGGGCCCAACGACACCACGTGCGCTATATGCTTGTCGGAGTATCTGACCAAGGAGACGGTGAGATGCATCCCGGAATGCAAACACTGCTTCCACGCTGCTTGTGTTGATGAGTGGCTTCGGTTGAACAGCACATGCCCAGTTTGCCGAAACAATCCATCCCCGGCACATGCCGACTCAAACTCGAACAATgtctga